From Bufo gargarizans isolate SCDJY-AF-19 chromosome 10, ASM1485885v1, whole genome shotgun sequence, the proteins below share one genomic window:
- the LOC122920096 gene encoding 60S ribosomal protein L13-like, with product MAPSRNGMILKPRFHKDWQRRVATWFNQPARKIRRSVALVHCQIITESLQANVQRLKEYRSKLILFPRKPSAPKKGDGSAEELKMATQLKGTVMPIRSVYKKEKPRIITEEEKTFKAFASLRMALANARLFGIRAKRAKEAAEQDVEKKK from the exons ATGGCCCCCAGCAGGAATGGCATGATCTTGAAGCCTCGCTTCCACAAGGACTGGCAGCGGCGAGTGGCCACCTGGTTTAACCAGCCCGCCAGAAAGATCCGCAG ATCGGTGGCATTagtacactgccagatcatcacagAATCCCTGCAGGCCAATGTGCAGAGACTGAAAGAGTACCGCTCCAAACTGATCCTCTTCCCACGCAAACCCTCTGCACCCAAGAAGGGAGACGGCTCT GCTGAAGAATTGAAGATGGCCACCCAACTTAAGGGCACGGTCATGCCTATCCGCAGT GTGTACAAGAAAGAAAAACCAAGAATCATCACAGAGGAAGAGAAGACCTTCAAAGCATTTGCCAGTCTGCGTATGGCACTTGCCAATGCCCGGCTCTTCGGCATCCGTGCCAAGAGAGCCAAGGAAGCTGCAGAACAGGATGTGGAGAAGAAAAAATAA
- the RPL13 gene encoding LOW QUALITY PROTEIN: 60S ribosomal protein L13 (The sequence of the model RefSeq protein was modified relative to this genomic sequence to represent the inferred CDS: deleted 1 base in 1 codon), protein MAPSRNGMILKPHFHKDWQRRVATWFNQPARKIRRRKARQAKARRIAPRPITGPVRPVVRCPTIRYHTKVRLGRGFTLEELKAAGINKKVARTIGISVDHRRRNKSTESLQANVQRLKEYRSKLILFPRKPSAPKKGDGSAEELKMATQLKGQVMPIRTVYKKEKPRIITEEEKNFKAFASLRMARSNARLFGIRAKRAKEAAEQDVEKKK, encoded by the exons ATGGCCCCCAGCAGGAATGGCATGATCTTGAAGCCTCACTTCCACAAGGACTGGCAGCGACGAGTGGCCACCTGGTTTAACCAGCCCGCCAGAAAGATCCGCAG GCGCAAGGCACGTCAGGCCAAAGCCCGTCGGATAGCTCCAAGACCCATCACTGGACCAGTCAGGCCGGTGGTGAGGTGTCCAACTATCAGATACCACACAAAGGTGCGACTCGGCAGAGGCTTCACCCTGGAGGAACTCAAG GCAGCTGGCATCAACAAGAAGGTTGCCCGCACTATTGGCATCTCTGTGGATCACCGTCGCCGCAATAAGTCTACAGAATCCCTGCAGGCCAATGTGCAGAGACTGAAAGAGTACCGCTCCAAACTGATCCTCTTCCCACGCAAACCCTCTGCACCCAAGAAGGGAGACGGCTCT GCTGAAGAATTGAAGATGGCCACCCAACTTAAGGGC CAGGTCATGCCTATCCGCACT gtGTACAAGAAAGAAAAACCAAGAATAATCACAGAGGAAGAGAAGAACTTCAAAGCATTTGCCAGTCTGCGTATGGCACGTTCCAATGCCCGGCTCTTTGGCATCCGTGCCAAGAGAGCCAAGGAAGCTGCAGAACAGGATGTGGAGAAGAAAAAATAA